One Vespula vulgaris chromosome 7, iyVesVulg1.1, whole genome shotgun sequence genomic window, ttacttttcttcgtttatccataaattttcgaaaaaaaatagatatataaatatatatatttttttatattatcccGAGAAGACAGgcacatataaaaaataataaaaatcaatatgtGTGTGCATAAGTTATTACCTAAAACtagatctaaaaataaaaatctatatatttactttaatatatgGAAAATGGAAAACGTATGttctacgtattttttttttttttaaattaaaactgAACATTCATTCGGTggtatcatatttttaataaaaagataaatattctGCGTGGTCTGTGAAtggatacgtatatatgtataaatgaaattagttATACTTTATAGGTTTAAACTGATTGACGTATGTCGGAGAATTATTATCAGGCGGATATacatatcgatcgaaatcgttGGTCGAATAATCTGATAGATGTTCGGAGAAGAATGGTCCGGAAGGATACGAATTTGGGAAGGAATTTGAATAGAAATTGTATCTCTCATCGGAATAAAAATTGGCAGGTCTTTCATACGGTAAATGATAATTGATTGGATTAGGTTCTTGATAAATGGGTGGTAACATATCAGAAGTGAGATCAATGTTTTCTATGTTTTGTGGATTACCATCGTAATAACCAAAAAATGGCGAAAAAGTTGTATTATTTTCCATCGTTGAATTTTCTACGGTTAAGTTGGTAGTGGTAGGAGTTGAAGCATGTGTGTGAGTAGGTCTAGGTGTATGATCACGTCTTGTAGTAAAATTACTGTCTGGCCTAGAAGTTGTTGAATTGTTCGCTTGAGTTTTTCTTCTGTTCGTGGACGCTCTCGAGTTATCGGCATCTTCTTGAAGATCTTCGAAATCGTACATCATAGAATCTTTCGTCGATACattatctatttcttcctcaattttcttttgtgtttCACACGTAACAATTTGGTTCTTCATCTACAAAAATGACAAAGTAGAACTTATTATTTCGCAGAGATAAGAACAATTGTAACGGAATCGAAATTGATGATCGAAAAGAAGCACGAAAGATCGTAAACTATAATCTCGATGAACGATCGTAAAAGATATATCGTAGATTTTTCGAACGGTAAGATAATTATCTAACGTGTAAGTGTAACGacgaatagatagaaagatattgAAATGTATGTCATATGATTCATCGTTCTggtttcaatttaatattcgtTAAATTCTTACCTCTCCTTCTGTTCTTTTATCGACGCTACCAATAAGAGATTCCGCACTTCCGACACGATTTTCGAGACGACTTGAagatttttttgatttatctattttctttttttccactaTATATTCTTCCTCACTATCATCAGAATCAGACGGTCGCTTGTCGTCGAATACAGTAATAATTTGATCCGGACGATCGGCTCCATTTTGTTGAGACGATCCACCAATGAGGGATTGTAGTTTCAAAGGATCCATGAAAGGATAGAATCCCAAAGGAGCATGATACAGATAAGGATGAGGTACAAAAGGATAAGGATCGTAATAAGCAGCTAAATAAGGCCCTTGTTTCGAAGGAACAAAGTTCATTGCTATTGCGGCTTGAGGAAACTTTGCATAGGCTTTCACAGTTGATGAAGCAGCACCAGCGAGTCCACCAAAACCAAGTCCGGCTAGAAAAGCTAGACTTCCTAAGAATTTCGACTTCCGCTTGTTAAACATTTCCatagtatttattttattgttttcatgCTTTTCCGTATTTTTGATATTCATTGATTCCAGTCGCTTCGATAACAAACTTGACCACAATGTTTCTTTTTGCAAGGGATGactatcatttttcttcaaaatcatCGTATTCTCGGGTTTGAGCGTCTTCGTGATGTCATCGCAATAAACATCTACAAAAATTCGTCAATAAAATATGACTTAATTTAAACGTTCtacgaattattataaaaaattttttttttcaatttcttacCTCTACCATAAAGAATAACGATTGAAAATAAGGCGATTAAGGAGCTCATCCTCGCTTTGCTGCGATCGATTCAAAAGTGAAGAGAAACTCGAATGGTTCAGTCGACCAACTTCAAAATCTGCGGGTTACCCTCATGTTCGAGAAAGTGTGTTTCTAGATATCGggataaatatgataattgcGTGACTTTAAGCTTCCCTATTTAAAAATGTGGGCTATAGACCGTCACTTCctaataacataaatattttgatattaattaaaaactctCTCAAGTTTTATcgatatagaataaatatatgattagATGTAATATTCAAATCAtcgaaaatacaaattatatcatgtatttataatcttattaaaaaagtcCAAACTTGTATGGTAatgaataaaatcattaataaaaggTATCAGTGCACATACGTATTTATCATATCTTAGATTTAAATTTAGCGCGCACACGAGGATGATGCGTGCGCAATAATATGTAGTTGAACGACTTCCCCACTTTTTCCTCCGCCATAAGTGAAAATCCAGTGTTAAATCGTCAAAATAGTTTGTTacaaaaaatgattgaaaaggaagaacagaATGATgaatctgataaaaaaaatatagaattagaCTTTTCGACGTCGGAGAAACAAGAAGCGCGTGCATTCTTACGAGAACGTTTTCTACGTGTGATAACTGGTATCGTCGGTAAGTTTTTTCGGTTTTTCATCagttcatatattttatataatcttaatAACTACAATGAAGTTAAAATCGATtgtatttttcgaataaatactACATTTACAATACATcgagataatagataatatcgtaacctatttttattcaaagtaATACTTGAATATGGCGCCAATGAAGAGACTCCATTTTTGTTTAACTTATATAATGCACGATAGGAGagaattcaaataatttttaaagaaatttcaatgattttatgtgtctgtaattgaaatataatacttaagattatatatatagactagTACTAACGTGATTtgttcgaatatttttgttctgAAAATTTTCCTgctattttatcatatttattttattttacagggaaaaagacaaaatttagtttatatgaaaattcacACGTCGTTGGTGAATTCCGTGGCTCCGACATTGACTGCCTGGAATTATTTGTGAGAAATTTGGAGACACCGCTTGGAATAATCCCAGAAGCTATACTCAGAGTGAACGACATAATCTCCATGAACGTTGATGACATCATAAGCAatcaataagaaaattattctaagAGGTAGGTAAATTACACATTTCTGCTCGCATTCTTATATTAGTTATGATATAACTTTATCATATAGTAGCAGTCTATTATAActtaaataagtatatacatcTTACAATCTAAGATCGACGCATGTTCAGCATCGTGTTTATTTCTGAAATGATACGTCTTAAATGATCAATGATTTCCTTAAGGTGCCTATTTTTTAACACAACTTGCTGGAAATTATAAGATAATTGATTATAATCaagtataatatgtatttaaattttttaaatattttactaacCTCTGTAatctctttactttcttcaTATGCCAATCT contains:
- the LOC127065144 gene encoding gem-associated protein 7-like, translated to MIEKEEQNDESDKKNIELDFSTSEKQEARAFLRERFLRVITGIVGKKTKFSLYENSHVVGEFRGSDIDCLELFVRNLETPLGIIPEAILRVNDIISMNVDDIISNQ
- the LOC127064976 gene encoding uncharacterized protein LOC127064976 — translated: MSSLIALFSIVILYGRDVYCDDITKTLKPENTMILKKNDSHPLQKETLWSSLLSKRLESMNIKNTEKHENNKINTMEMFNKRKSKFLGSLAFLAGLGFGGLAGAASSTVKAYAKFPQAAIAMNFVPSKQGPYLAAYYDPYPFVPHPYLYHAPLGFYPFMDPLKLQSLIGGSSQQNGADRPDQIITVFDDKRPSDSDDSEEEYIVEKKKIDKSKKSSSRLENRVGSAESLIGSVDKRTEGEMKNQIVTCETQKKIEEEIDNVSTKDSMMYDFEDLQEDADNSRASTNRRKTQANNSTTSRPDSNFTTRRDHTPRPTHTHASTPTTTNLTVENSTMENNTTFSPFFGYYDGNPQNIENIDLTSDMLPPIYQEPNPINYHLPYERPANFYSDERYNFYSNSFPNSYPSGPFFSEHLSDYSTNDFDRYVYPPDNNSPTYVNQFKPIKYN